Within Cnuibacter physcomitrellae, the genomic segment GCGCGCCCGGCGTCGCTCGACCTCAGGCGGCCGTGACGCTGACGCTCCAGGTCACGCCGAAGCGGTCCGTCAGCATCCCGAAGCCGGGGCTCCAGGCCGAGGCGGCCAGGGGCTCGACGATGACGGCGCCCACGGCCAGTGCATCCCAGTAGCCCTGGAGCTCGTCCAGGGTGTCCGATGCCAGCGACAGGAACAGCGCCTGATCGGTGATCGTCGTGTTGTCCTCGCGCCGGGTGGATCCGCCGCCCGCGATCGAGCCCGCCGTCTGACCCGGGATGTCGTAGGCCATCACGCGGAAGCCG encodes:
- a CDS encoding VOC family protein → MSIQTTTHLNFRGDARAALEFYQSVFGGHLIVNTYADFGMPAEVPGSDKVVFGLVAAENGFRVMAYDIPGQTAGSIAGGGSTRREDNTTITDQALFLSLASDTLDELQGYWDALAVGAVIVEPLAASAWSPGFGMLTDRFGVTWSVSVTAA